The following is a genomic window from Aphis gossypii isolate Hap1 chromosome X, ASM2018417v2, whole genome shotgun sequence.
aaaattataaaaacattaagatAAACAtcaaagaacataatattatagtatattactatattagtacaataacaatttataagctattaagtttaattaatttaattgataagaatataatataatagatatgcgtgtatgaatttcaaataagagtaaaacaatttgtaaatatattaatttagaaatttaatttgtcatgTATAGTAGaagaaataaactattaaaatgaaaatcataattgtttttatttattataggaagTCGACACAAAATTAATCGGAGCGAAtctatcatttttttgttgataatcTATACAGAATATACACAGatcgattaaaaatacagcgataggttatgtaaaaataaatgttaaatagtatatctggaaaattaatgcatttttattaataaattgtttgaattatttctaTGAATATAATGATGACTAGTAAGTTAACTATTATTGATAAGAAAATATgaagtgaaatattatacatttatattataatttttcgagaagttaatgatttatgcagaaaaaaaatttaatatgtatcattCAGGAAGAAGTTctctatttcaaataaattacaaaatatataaataagtaagttCCAATCGGCAGGTATCCCAAATAAATATTCGAATAAATTTCTTGTTTGCTTACTTGTTGCTTATATAATTCcatgtaagtaatattatgcCATTAACAGTTATATCAACTGGTAAATAATCGGCGTAACCTTGATTGTTGCAGAACATTGTACGAATGACTCCTTTTCCGGCGCCTATCAGCAAGCCCGTCGGACCATTAATATTGTCTGTCCATCCCGGGAGAGGCTCCTTCCATATCGGTATGACTATAACGGTAACAAACGTAAAAGTGTAAATAAAACTGACGGATATTCGTAAATCATAAACGCGttgctaataataaaaaaaaaaacactgaccAATGGATGGGCGAGCGATTATGCAAGGCATTCCAGCTTCAATTTGTTCCACTACTAAATGTTCAGAAAGACATTTTGTAAAAGCATACGAGTTTGGAAAGCTACCGAGAACCCTgtaaggaaataaaaaaaaacatatattaatggAAATCGACAAGAGGTGTAATTATTACTTTCAACACGAAAACTCACTCTTTAGATATCGTTTCTACAAAAGATTCGTCCAACATTTCCATACTTTGGATTATTTTATGCGGATCGGTTGGCGGCGGATACGCCTTTTCGAATAACACTTTTTCGTCCAAGTGGCAGTAAGAAGTCGACACGTGCACAAATACCTGTGTAGATTTTAAACTCATTTAGTCCCAATTTAATTCGTTCTGACGAAGATATTGTCATGTTATTGTTATGGGCAAACGTAGACTTGTACAAAAAAACCGAACctgtaaatttttcatttctttgGCTAAATCCAACACCATTTTTGTGCCTCTAGTATTGAGCAAGACGGCTTTCTTCAGTGCCTCGTCGAACCGAATGGTGGCCGCGGCATGATAAACGATTTGCACGGTGTCTGCTAACAAACGACGGTCCGACTCGTTGATGGCTAAACCTGGTTCACTCACGTCACCGGCTATTGGGTacactttatttaatacttccaCACCACGTAATTCCTTCAGATGGTCGAATAACTAAAACAGACATAAAGGTGGTTGTTAAAAATGAGATTGTAAGTAACGCGTGTATAGATCCATTATTCGTAATACTTTCGTATCACGTGCAATTAATTTGAacctaaaatcaaattttcgtTAGAGCGGCAATGTATCATAGTAATCAATATATGAACTGGTTTTCCACTATATTAAGGAGTTACGACTTTAAAACTTGATCTATAgtcacaatttaaaatacattatatgttaaatttaactttaacgACGTAGTAACTATTGCACGTTTTAAAagccacaatattataatgtattagtaGTGAAACCTCTATTAATGGACACTTCCCAATAGTGGACACTATAAAATTCCCTggcaaaaatgtatgtaaaaggGTTATAACCTCATAATAGTGGATACTGGACACTCATATTAGTGTACGTAGACATTAAAAATTGgtagcaaaattaaaaactacttcTTATAAATGGACGCAATACAATTAGAcattagtaggtacatatcgAAAATGTCTAAGTAATAAAAGTactatatttatcttttataagtACATTCCGTTCAAATTTTATCTTATCTTAATAGATAcaggataatatatatatattttttttaattgtacatcaacatttttatactctcTTTTTAATGCACACatgtatgtacaataaataataaatacctacattaatgtaacagataatatcaatttgaatatgatgtatatatacttaatctaACTTTTTGTATAtgctttgtaatttttttataatagcacCTCCCTAAAGTGGACATTTCTTAATTCCCTATGGATGTATACTACATAGAAGTTTCACTGTACCATAACTTgtccaatattatatgttatcttattataattattattatgattgataaGCAAATATTACAGTTCAACCAAGgtagtatactcgtataatattatgagtatttttattttaccaagcATACAATGAAGAATAACTGAAATCTTTATATGATATCttctgtaaattataaatatgatttgtttaaaataaatattttactaaaaaatgtgtaattgaaatttaacaaGACATTTAAAAACGACCTACATtatctaatacaatataacacaAGACTTAGAACTTTATGCAGTTGTTTATTTCTTAAggaaatgcatattattatgtcaaaacTAATATGAcacagatttattttatattaggtattacatctcaaatcttaaatgtatgtaaacatttaagttgtgttgttatacaaattttatcgaATACCTACAACCTCTTcaaatgttttcttaaatatattcaatattttgctttttagGATTTCgttgaataaatttttattatttatttttacatatccGTGaggttttgaaataaaactcagaaattatcttattaaattttaactaatttaactaAGATaagattttaacaatatattagtatctaattgagttttaatatatatatatatatatatatatataaactatgcatatatttatactttaaggAGATCGattaccatatattataattgtagttaaaattaaaattttatttgttaatttaactaaattgaaGAGCTAAGATTTAATAGTTTGtcatcgtattttatttttataattataatttatttgtcttGTTtctctaatatataataataaaatatatttgtgactgttatatgtataaatataggtatgtataatgtttattgtatgtaCATGCGTCATTGATTGTCACAATAGGAACTCTGGACTTCTGGTgccaaaattgttttaagtggaccaatacctatttataaaagataGTCTCATTtggatttttattagattctcTGAATGACAAATTGGTGTTGAATCtatatgcttataaaaatattttgatattatttttacacagcTGTAGATACGATACTTCTTTAATCTAGGAACTTGAtttatcaatgatattattttcttcctGAGTTTGCGTGTATGAtactttgaattttcaaattattttaacaaaagtagcaatcaaaatcaattatttaataatctgaGCTGATTATAGGAACtttcattatttacttaacTCGATACATggcaaataaaaaatctattttataagtgtataatattattaatattaaacactgGTAGATTATAGAACAAagaattataatcaaaaaataccaTTCTAAATTcttgaattatgatataaacagAATCGTAATTAGGAGTTTTTCACTCAGAAATtacgaaaacaaaataaatttggaaattttaagaacaatttttgtaataaaattaatttatatacatttaataaaataacaattaaaatgtttttgatttgtgactcagaattatatattaataactgtattatcataataattattggtggTAATTAGATcacaaattatgaaaatatgtttaatacggCTCATGTATTAAtaccaatgataataataaatgataataatataaattatgataacaaattacaaattataaaaatataacattaataaaatcaaataaataattgaagttATGAGAGGATTCCAGCCACCTACAACAAACAGCCCCTCCCTCATAAATTCGTTcctgaatataaaatattataattttcaataacatataaattaataaataatagaatactgcgtacctacctaaattataCGAAGTAATAtggatgataaaaattttaaattttttaatagatagactgtttactattataaattatagtatgtattatgGTAGgatgataggtacctacctttctaccttaaaaatatcagataatttaatgattttttttttttttgttaactcaGAACGGTTGAActtaattatcttaataatgAAAGTGAtagattgataaaattaactgtTAAACAATGTCAgctaataactaattagttaaaaataaaatgatagatGGTTAGTATAACGAGTGACTAACagcaatcataataatacctatatattggactataatattattacacattctGCTAGCATGATTTGTTAAAAAGTTTGAAGACATAATTATAGTAGAATGATtgtgtgaatatttttaaggatatttcgtaacattataaattatattttacatttttcgaatacctatttatttgatatcttAACTTCATTAGTAAAGTGTAATTTAGACACTACAGAtacgattatttatattatttgtttcctTTTAGTacacatttaagtttattttatcataattcatagctacctaataaatcattttaaaatcaaaacagtcaataaactatttttatcataaatttcatttgtatatgattcaattattcaaaaattagttaaatcattttacattggttagttaaatatttcttattaaataatttattttattgttgttattaaaacaaatatttacaatctgttttcactaaatacaatatacaatatagtaatacGTACAAAAAAAGATACAAAGACAAATTGATAGAAGGTTCATTAAAACTACTTCAAATGTTACTTCTCCTTAGGATTTATGTtaggtatatttgttttactctTAAActgtatcaaataattatgtaaaaatattaaatattaaacatgtacAAATGTACATAAACATTGATCGCAACgcatttatgtatgtatataaactattttgagTGACAAAAACATTCAACTTCAgccctaaatttaaattggataaaaattaaaataaaaatttacaataaaattaaataagatggttattttttctgtttgtgaccaaaaaaaatccaaaaatctaatacctataaatagcttaaaaaatttaaaattagcgtgtttttgaaattatacaatgtgtaaaaattgataatttaaacatttggttaaatatcaaaaatctacgattttaattacaataaaataaaataattgtttgaatatcgtcaaaatttaaattttgggcgctcataaaaaatatttaacaagtaataaattatgtttaatcttttttttatttcactaagaaccatttattaagttttaaatttttttgactaaataaaattttttttattaccaataattgaaaaaaagaactgaaaatgtttcattcctataaataatttaaaaagatacatatttctaaaattttaagatgaatataaaatttgttgaaattttaagtgtcttcaaaaaaataaaacgattttttcgAAAACTAATTTTGCGTTTTtcataattgtgtttttattttttcccggCGATTTGGAAAACTAAAGtaggacattttttttaaccccCTCAAAATACCAATTGGATTCGCTTTCCACCAGAGATAATGCTGAACTTAAAAATCGAAGTAGTTTTACTGCTTTAAAAGGTAATTacaaacaacaattattaataaaatagaaatataatagaatctaatatttaataatttcagattttattcttacttttgaatgtttttataggtattgtggtaaaatattttaagagaaTACCAATAGCTAAATGAAAGGTAATCTTTGTTCTTTATTAGATATCTacctactttttatattttgattatataaactttatttttatttaggaaaCCCGTTGGTATTATTAacaggtacataataaaatatcttataaaatcaGTTGtagttattgagtaaaatatttcaatttatttggttttttgaGACAATACCATACAGGAGAAATCGAATGCGTATATTCTATAGGctacaatagtataattatatcgatttataaaggtattagaatacgtacattataataaatgtttttataatactataagttACATTATTGTATGATAATCTAAGAAATTTGTGTTTTGATCAGTCAAACGAAGTTTGTTAATGGTTTAATCTaataggttttaaaaaattacacactATTATTGTTCTTCGAAAGAATATTAATCAATGAATTGAAATATAGAAAGTAAATTATCGTTTTAGCTGTTGGCAATTAAATCCTAATGTTTGTTAagatatatatcttatattaatatattatatgtataacaatataataaatgggtaccataattagatatttttatagtattttttttaaaaggcaAAGAGTGTTGTAGACtgtaattagataatatattttttttaaatctttatttctttataaaaattattaaattattaggtatgtatattgtataaggaTTTAATAtcctaaaaaagaaataatcatgtatgattaattttctataatatatattataacaacaatttgaaaattattgaacttaTAAGAAGTAAatgataatagaatataatgtatatttattgaattatgtatacaaattattctaaataattagcTACCTAAAAaagctatttataattttaaaagaaaagtaggtacttatgcaCAATTTGAAAAACTTCTTGATTtggaaatatgaaattaaaaactattttataagcatctagttaatgaaaaaatgtgaaaataataatgataattaataaatattgtttttataaacttaccaCAGATGAGAAAATAGTTTCCACTCTTTGTTTAGGATTGCTACCTTTTTTTGTTCTGAGtaacaaataaattctttCGATGTCTGGACATTTCCTTAGAAGCTTTTCGACTAAAACTTTTCCGAGAAATCCAGATCCAccagtaataaaaatagttttaccaATAAAAGTCTTAGAGACTCGATCAGGAAGATTACTTAATTCATCTGGAAGTACAGGTGgcttataatttaagaaaccTTCTTCGAACGAAGCCATTTCtgaaacaacaaataaattattaatgcgataaagtaaaatatacatattaaatacatattaattatataatatatatattatgtgacatttgtttattaatatcaaaatgacTGAGTGATaggtgaatattttatttgtcatctttaatattttgcgATGGATGGTAAAGAGAAAAGGGCATTCTCTTAAACTCATTATCAAGGTTTTTAGCTTCaaggttttaaattgtatatgttcATACTAATATATAGTCACCAACAAGTATAATTCTCATAGTTTTAGTCCtatcatcataattatattttttaagtcatataataagaataatagtcGAATAACCgcaattattcataaaacgaGACACATAACAATGGACAACCataaattaaagaatacaATAATCTAGCGATGTGTAATTGTTGCAAaagattatttgtatttaaagttgatgttttcttatattagtcatgtaggtattgtaatatttaatattgttaagtacaaaattatagtatgtaaATTTCAGTATAGAACTAAAGGAAAGATActtcaaaacttaaaagaagtttgtaaaataagttattttacacagaaatatttttatctaatgtcataaatgcaataaatcgtcaaaaccattttatatatattttaatttatatatgctaatgatttatgtaaaataagtaGTGTAGATTAAAGTggaaatttaaagtaaaattaaaacggCGCCAACATGTAAAaaagtattgtaaaattattactattatatatattgtaaaattcagtgtacttaaaaattcataaaagaaGATTTTACCAATATTCGAAATTTGTATCCGAAGAAAAAAACACCTCTTAATAccgtaattatttcaaatgagaggattttactaaaacaaaattagggAAGTTGTATTGAGGCGAGCGAAAACAATGGTGACAacgcacattataatattatattatatacaatgttcgtataaactataattattatttattcacacaTATAAGTGaatgaaaatgatttaacAGTATAAATAGAAACAATTGCAGTTATtcgaatattacaaaattaataatttacattttcattaataggTACAATCGTATGAATTAAgaactgtataaatattaatttttatataagtgattaatgattatgttTTATGCAAGTGCGTatcttatgaattataataatattgaagtacctatgtagtatgtatagGAAAAAGCgtttaaattagaataagaagtaattattttaaaaaccatcatggccaatttcaaaaaattcgaATATGCGTTTTATACAGCAAAAATTTCGTGCTTCCAAGACGCGTGAGACTTTGTTATTAGTTCTTAGGTTTTACCGATAGATTTGatgtaaaaaatcaaaatgtcatCAAAgcatatctaaaataatttataatcaggCGTATCACAGCCAATCTCAAAGTATCCGAGCTTGcatcatacatataaaataaaatatttctctaaAACATCTTATCAACtgtgctaataaaaaaaatttacgttgcgtggttatattttgttaaattttaatactttaaatgttttaatagaataagacaagtaataattaagtcgaaacatattttgataactttttaaaaaatagatggTCACAAacaaacaacttttttagAGTAGACTCATTAATAAGTGGTAAATAAACacagtttgttttattttaatataattaaaacattgtgAAGACTTCATGAAGCCAGAGAACTGGTATCATAACgatattttcattgaatataatattgatatacctataatctTACTTTTTAAGggtattattgttacaatacaatatttaatacaattatgataaattgggGAGTATGTTGCTAtctaacgattttaaatatactgaaGTAGAGAATATCTCAAAAAAtaacatcaaataaaatgtaagtttcaatttaatattgagtGTAAACTGATAAAAAGGTATATTTTGAATGGACAAAATGAATAACGTGTTAAAACAActgtaataaagaaaataaaatatttattttgttgtattattcattaaattataaaacaaaaccatattttttctgtgtttcgagaaatttatttattttatccttATTAAGGACTgtcttaagtttaaaaactacATTATCAAGACCAATTCCACTAAtttcaagtaaaattaatttttgagaaagataaaatacacgttttacagttaattattgtccatataatactaacattaaaaattcctagtaatacaatacaatttgttcCTCCCGAAAAtttgagtaaaattaaattggccATTAGAAAAAACCCTTAGACAACATGACAGATAATTGACATTATCAACAAgatttttttacctataccGATTGAATAATacgttagttattaattagcaCTGTGCCACTGTACTAGAATACTCTACGTGGCAAAATTTAAAGTGTGTATGATTGTAGTATActcataatagttaaaattattgtttattctttatttgtttaaatctgGTGGACATAGGTCTTCTACGctgaacaaatataataatattataacgtctcCTTCATGACCCGACGGTCATGGCCAATGAGCAAAGTTATTCGGTCTTTATACTGatctctattatatattatctacctaCTACGAATACGTAGAACATCGCGCGTATATAAAACAGTTGATCGTGTTTCCTACTCGCTTTCACCCATTGTCGGATTAAACGAGTGGAAACGAGAGAATAACGATGTacgcataatatacctactacctatgtGGCTATGTACTCGTAATAGTTTTAGTGTAACGAACCGGGACGTGTACCTAGACACGACTCACacgaattagaaaataatgtgTTGTGCGCAAAAGCCGATGGCCAAAGATCGCGGTGAAGACAACgtcaaaaacaaaagtaaaaaaaaaaacgaaatagcagaaataaaataaacagaatTCAAAAGGCTCGTCCGTGGCCCAAGACGACGACCGCGATGAAGCAGCATACTCGCAACGCCTAATTCGGACAATTTTCGGTCGTTCGTAACAATCGTTGCgcttatacgtattatacgcATAATACCCATATAACCTAAACCATACAGACGGTACACCTAACACACAAGAAACGGTATACGCACATgtgtagtttaatataatcgtTGTGCGCGTTCGTCGGTGGCAAGAGAAAGTCTGCCGGGGTGACGCGAGTCACGAGTCACGGGCGTTATTCAATGAAATCCTTACTGGGCTCGTGTATGCGTATGAGCACGcacaatagaatattatataggtacgttacCGGAAATCTGGTAAAACACACCGGTTTGTCGCAACCTATATCggcaataatagttataatataggtaactacTATTTATGACACGGGTCCGtttcgaaataatataaaccgaTAGGATAATGATGCTTTCATTACGCGGTTGCGGAAAAAATCCCGTCACAGTGACATTTCTCCGTCAtggctaaattattatatacatacgatTTTGGATCAGCTATCTATTGCGATTTACGGCTGGTTGGTTTgtaattggatataatacattataaggtGTACCTATATGCCTATAATGagtttttatgtttgaaaactGTCACTGGGAATActgttttgttttcattatcattattattcacttTTGGAGGACGTACGTGATGTTTCGATTCTCCGAGTCTTTCGTATTTGCACGATTAAAAATTTCGTAATATTACATTCTACATATAAGttacaaaacattatattatcgtatgtCATTACATAGATTCATCATCctagtttgttaaaaaaaaaaaaaaaaacattttttattttataaaaactgccTATACCAGTCGGCAGTCACTGTCGTGCAATAagtaaaaacgataaaatttatactaacCTATTTATAGgaattcaacaataataaacgtttaaaaataataccgtgtttatattatataaatggtataatatttgtagtgcaattcatgtaaataaaaattatttgatacagGTATAACGAgtgtacttaattataatacattcattttataaaggtATCAAAACGTTCTAGGCTATAAACAGTActcataacatacattttctaGAACGTTatgatgttataatttattctggttattttaatttatgcacATATGTAATAGTTGCAGTCAACATTATTTTGCTacctattgataatattatttacaatctacATAAATCACTACACGTTTAATagcaaattgtttttcttttttttattaaatccacagttgaataatttattatctatacggATACAGTAGACTTAATCCAATTTGATTAacttctaaaacaaaaaaaatatatataatacatttttatatacctaatgattAATGGCCAACaaacttgataataattaatttaaaaaatgagtatataatatattactag
Proteins encoded in this region:
- the LOC114132793 gene encoding fatty acyl-CoA reductase 1; the encoded protein is MPKYTASEMASFEEGFLNYKPPVLPDELSNLPDRVSKTFIGKTIFITGGSGFLGKVLVEKLLRKCPDIERIYLLLRTKKGSNPKQRVETIFSSVLFDHLKELRGVEVLNKVYPIAGDVSEPGLAINESDRRLLADTVQIVYHAAATIRFDEALKKAVLLNTRGTKMVLDLAKEMKNLQVFVHVSTSYCHLDEKVLFEKAYPPPTDPHKIIQSMEMLDESFVETISKEVLGSFPNSYAFTKCLSEHLVVEQIEAGMPCIIARPSIVIPIWKEPLPGWTDNINGPTGLLIGAGKGVIRTMFCNNQGYADYLPVDITVNGIILLTWNYISNNDTTRTICHLTSSQEWRVTWQEIIDIGKSIVTTEVPLNGAVWYPGGSMKSSKLVHNICVFFLHTIPAYFLDAIIYMSGNKPCLVRIQDRINKGFEVFEYYANNQWEFRNEHVHYMRRVMNPREKFEYKIDGNDMDIRNYFRDCIMAARIYILKETPDTLPRARIHMKIMYFVDIIAKILFFGLLLWTLFKWSDTIIAIGLLLLNLIRLFFKSIFSTISSDATVGPILNKEL